A stretch of Lathyrus oleraceus cultivar Zhongwan6 chromosome 6, CAAS_Psat_ZW6_1.0, whole genome shotgun sequence DNA encodes these proteins:
- the LOC127091418 gene encoding protein ALTERED PHOSPHATE STARVATION RESPONSE 1 — protein sequence MGCVASRLEEEEEVVAICRERKRQLKLAVERRYALAEAHCKYFHSLNAVAAAIKLFVARHSSPSSPFLITFPPKEGFDPSPSHSSSENVINNPMFLQQTPSETKHETVACDSCIASSSTTSESSDEEGEGEGEEGEGGREEVNEQPCEYYYMQMPMHMSMPVPPSMPSPHRDFGWDFFYPFDSMRPEVMNGYHRNSDDDLRAVREEEGIPELEEEVEREEEIEHKVVVNVEEKSNEGGGRVMSGVETADTKTVNVASENVGEQKGLAVLDTPAEGRELLEALKDIEDYFIRAYESGKGVTKMLEANRIPLHSSLEEIKESSTKLINAITWKSMSSRQSSCKSLVVQNMKDSSSWVEYKNDLFDDYGGMDSGSHLLTLGRLYAWEKKLFEEVKAGDSTRKIYEKKCAQLRNKNVRGDDELSMDKTRSDLKDLYAGILVAIRRAESISKRIQKMRDEELQPQVVELLKGLTQSWKIMLESHETQQKILSEVKYFTCPAYGKFCNQSRGLATLQLEAELHHWGMCFREYTAAQKAYVEALCGWLSKFIVPEVEFCSRSRNVSMPMPFHVNGPPLLMICNEWLTSLRKLPDKTVILALKSVVKDVKALWIQQCKEQQQKRKVDSLTKDLDRRYLGTYKLKTKMLELQVTEHTSSEEETVCEDECMMEKSDYLETLSRKLEAEKEKHYSCMQETQRMTLNGMQFGFSRVLESLTEFSKASQKMYNDLVTFSEKTENVSYIEGGCNVENCSNQNGQ from the exons ATGGGGTGTGTTGCTTCAAGACtagaggaagaagaagaagtggTAGCTATTTGTAGAGAGAGAAAACGTCAGCTGAAGTTAGCTGTAGAGAGAAGATATGCACTTGCTGAGGCTCATTGTAAGTATTTTCACTCTTTGAATGCAGTAGCTGCAGCTATTAAGCTTTTTGTTGCAAGACATTCTTCACCTTCTTCACCTTTCCTTATAACTTTCCCTCCAAAGGAGGGTTTTGATCCTTCTCCTTCACATTCATCAAGTGAAAATGTCATAAATAACCCTATGTTCCTTCAGCAAACACCTTCAGAAACCAAACATGAAACTGTTGCTTGTGACTCATGCATTGCTTCAAGTTCAACAACCTCAGAGTCTTCTGATGAAGAGGGAGAGGGAGAGGGAGAAGAAGGAGAAGGTGGTAGAGAAGAGGTAAATGAACAGCCATGTGAGTATTACTACATGCAAATGCCTATGCATATGTCTATGCCTGTGCCACCTTCAATGCCATCTCCACATAGAGATTTTGGCTGGGATTTCTTTTACCCTTTTGACAGTATGAGGCCAGAGGTTATGAATGGCTATCATCGGAACTCGGACGATGATTTGAGAGCGGTGAGGGAAGAAGAAGGGATTCCGGAGTTAGAGGAAGAAGTGGAAAGGGAAGAAGAGATTGAGCATAAGGTGGTGGTGAATGTTGAGGAGAAGAGTAATGAAGGTGGAGGGAGAGTTATGAGTGGCGTTGAGACGGCGGATACGAAGACGGTGAATGTGGCTAGTGAAAATGTTGGGGAACAAAAGGGGCTTGCAGTTCTTGATACACCTGCTGAAGGGAGAGAGTTGCTTGAAGCTTTGAAAGATATTGAGGATTATTTCATTAGGGCTTATGAGTCTGGTAAAGGTGTGACAAAGATGCTTGAGGCTAATAGGATTCCCCTTCATTCTAGTTTGGAGGAAATCAAAG AAAGTTCGACGAAACTCATTAATGCGATAACTTGGAAGTCCATGTCCTCTAGGCAATCGTCATGCAAGAGTTTGGTGGTTCAGAATATGAAAGATTCTTCAAGTTGGGTGGAATATAAGAATGATCTATTTGATGATTATGGAGGAATGGATTCAGGAAGTCATTTATTAACCTTAGGAAGGTTATATGCATGGGAAAAGAAGCTGTTTGAAGAGGTTAAG GCTGGAGATAGCACGCGGAAAATTTATGAGAAGAAATGTGCGCAGTTGAGAAATAAAAATGTTAGAGGAGATGATGAATTAAGCATGGACAAGACTAGATCTGATTTGAAAGATCTGTATGCTGGAATCTTGGTTGCAATTCGACGTGCAGAGTCGATCTCAAAGAGAATTCAGAAAATGAGAGATGAAGAATTACAGCCTCAAGTTGTCGAGCTATTGAAAGG CCTGACACAATCGTGGAAAATCATGTTGGAGTCCCATGAAACACAACAGAAGATTCTTTCTGAAGTCAAGTACTTCACATGTCCCGCGTACGGTAAATTCTGCAACCAATCTCGCGGATTGGCAACTCTTCAGCTCGAAGCCGAGCTACACCATTGGGGCATGTGTTTTAGAGAGTATACCGCAGCTCAGAAAGCATACGTAGAAGCACTGTGTGGATGGTTAAGTAAGTTCATAGTTCCTGAAGTTGAATTTTGCTCAAGAAGCAGAAATGTTTCCATGCCAATGCCATTTCATGTTAACGGTCCGCCATTGCTCATGATATGCAACGAGTGGTTAACTTCCCTACGAAAATTACCTGATAAGACGGTAATACTTGCGTTGAAAAGCGTTGTGAAAGACGTGAAAGCGCTTTGGATTCAACAATGTAAAGAGCAACAACAGAAGAGAAAAGTAGATAGCTTAACAAAAGATTTAGATCGAAGATATTTAGGGACGTATAAACTGAAGACTAAGATGCTTGAGTTGCAAGTAACAGAACATacatcatcagaagaggaaaCCGTTTGTGAAGACGAATGCATGATGGAGAAAAGTGATTACTTGGAGACACTTAGTAGAAAACTTGAGGCAGAGAAAGAGAAGCATTACAGTTGCATGCAAGAAACTCAAAGGATGACATTGAATGGAATGCAATTTGGATTTTCTCGAGTTCTAGAATCTTTGACAGAGTTCTCTAAAGCATCACAGAAAATGTACAATGATCTTGTGACTTTCAGTGAGAAAACTGAGAATGTTTCGTATATAGAAGGTGGTTGCAATGTGGAAAACTGCAGCAACCAAAATGGACAATAG
- the LOC127091419 gene encoding protein CHAPERONE-LIKE PROTEIN OF POR1, chloroplastic — translation MSATTSPIPVRSDRISSGSPFSRPPPVHRLVSPISTKPWRTAPLHRRWRHASTRSVGPVHAGSRADDSAPFEMSVENALKLLGVSEGASFDDILRAKNSIVASCKDDQEAISQVEAAYDMLLMQSLTQRRAGKVVNSSVRYADVKRVQSQVVGSMPQWMQSTMKKPPVSIDSPSTSDFGLQAGVYGALMGLTYLSGSSIPPAGYAGADVPGLILAGSFGASLYFMTKKNVKLGKATVITIGGLVAGAVVGSVVENWLQVDIVPFLDIHSPAAVVSEVIILSQFLVSLYLR, via the exons ATGTCTGCCACAACATCCCCTATCCCCGTCCGGTCCGACCGTATCTCCTCCGGTTCACCTTTCTCCCGACCTCCACCGGTTCATCGACTCGTCAGCCCGATCTCAACCAAACCCTGGCGCACCGCGCCGCTCCACAGAAGGTGGAGACACGCGTCAACGAGGAGCGTTGGGCCGGTTCACGCAGGCTCGCGAGCTGATGACTCCGCGCCGTTCGAGATGTCGGTGGAGAACGCGCTGAAGCTGTTAGGTGTATCCGAAGGTGCTTCCTTTGATGATATACTACGCGCCAAAAACTCCATCGTTGCTTCTTGTAAAGATGACCAAGAAGCAATTTCACAG GTCGAGGCTGCATATGACATGTTACTTATGCAGAGCCTAACTCAGCGGCGAGCAGGAAAAGTAGTGAACAGCAGTGTTCGCTATGCTGATGTTAAGCGTGTTCAGTCTCAAGTTGTAGGATCAATGCCTCAATGGATGCAATCCACCATGAAGAAACCACCCGTTTCAATTGACTCACCTTCCACCAGTGATTTTGGTTTACAAGCTGGAGTATATGGTGCACTGATGGGGTTAACCTATCTTAGTGGTTCTTCTATTCCCCCTGCAGGTTATGCCGGGGCCGATGTCCCGGGACTTATCTTGGCTGGTAGCTTTGGAGCTTCCCTGTATTTCATGACCAAAAAGAATGTTAAGTTAG GGAAGGCTACTGTTATAACCATAGGAGGGCTCGTAGCTGGCGCCGTAGTAGGGTCAGTTGTAGAGAACTGGTTGCAGGTAGATATTGTCCCATTTCTGGACATACACTCCCCGGCTGCTGTTGTTAGCGAAGTCATAATTTTATCCCAGTTCTTGGTCTCTCTGTATCTAAGGTAG